From a single Drosophila sulfurigaster albostrigata strain 15112-1811.04 chromosome 3, ASM2355843v2, whole genome shotgun sequence genomic region:
- the LOC133844155 gene encoding LOW QUALITY PROTEIN: uncharacterized protein LOC133844155 (The sequence of the model RefSeq protein was modified relative to this genomic sequence to represent the inferred CDS: deleted 1 base in 1 codon), giving the protein MITGPEARQTHRLLDLKKQQWAKEREEIARMDQMYHHQHTSSTSHHKIERTSIRTYYSNLDLSQSSSTSNQTSSHASRPQPPQAMQLLVRQPQAGALTPSYRQMQRQRSEDYMNQLERYIDDFDGELDVAGDADFEDDELLYRRQRRGSYAPGMSARQLPLQAPGRYVELVPTSLQTAKGRMQHPGVQQQQQRLRSPSLPTLRQRDYAGRQQQQQQQQKAANQLGNVKGANIDPGNGNGEWQSIKQQQSGQWESQSGLGCRCQEEDTSGYLSDTPKNTHTPDIWYNDAASQNGSISGMGSASQADESLLSAAIAGRRLRRSIQGAATPTPTLTPSCGPQQALNHAYAIKGRRVPGQGHVYEPLAADGYLADGCCYLAAPPSSSNMSLSRDVSTSNTYQVHISNTSEHGDFYVHEQHERERARWANYNAQQQQQQHSQQQHQQQQVGMPPAGWLSRGMHDLKDSEDDVQSVQSSSTYLRGQNAPLDAQTLAERMDKRRKAAEYHNAIKKQLHERELIRKWELERHRQEEQLEEQRMRRQKQLEQERLEYERRQLQEREEVQKKKQMVMLDAIAKAEVAAKIEKQKKRLKRVPPLEQGQSLEQADKPELLQVLSVEEVEEIEEEVGESEEPDCSHTPRAAPPPQPAAAATATAAAPAPSVVTEEKVLIGTPINLRRTITKPIKQPATEASTEEENLALLMQPATLIPLPVTSDIFGLQNAIGNLQIATYFMQQPQAPMKPPSTGAHMEQSYSKATMTQRTDTSICTEDGYQAEKEEEDEEPLHTARSALQTASGCFSPDSLEVDIAPVVAEQDKLALMPLKTPLQETVSGVGGCSSASRQRSGSQTDVETQTELPLNCDLCLFHDNFYKVLLKREVSTTTTTQTSKTQTQPAKESTAEKDHETTTTTTTTTTTTFKAKSKDKEKEKNKRNMGKEKDANKMDDRPKWGVNRPVVQYVKASDRDPFCLRKKKNHVAIAKPPRSQSMDSRLDTVVVLPEDQLGHGDTIITGAQHEEEEEGFLLKARNVCTEILPIKTDEKGRIFLNFREASAIMNEDEIKDKLRQKYFNFGRILPRRSWASATQHGLPYSVTAATATAPPATIATVGDLADD; this is encoded by the exons ATGATTACGGGGCCGGAAGCAAGACAAACGCACAGGTTGTTGGACTTGAAGAAGCAGCAATGGGCTAAGGAACGAG AGGAAATCGCGCGCATGGATCAAATGTATCATCATCAGCACACTTCGTCCACATCGCACCACAAAATCGAACGCACCTCCATACGCACGTATTACTCGAATTTGGATCTCAGCCAGAGTTCCTCTACATCGAATCAAACCTCCAGCCACGCCTCCCGCCCACAGCCGCCACAAGCAATGCAGCTGCTGGTGCGTCAACCTCAAGCTGGAGCACTCACTCCCAGCTATCGTCAGATGCAGCGACAACGCAGCGAGGATTACATGAATCAGCTGGAGCGCTACATCGATGACTTCGATGGCGAGCTGGACGTGGCTGGTGATGCGGATTTCGAGGATGATGAGCTGCTCTATCGACGCCAGCGACGTGGCAGCTATGCGCCTGGCATGTCGGCCAGACAATTGCCTCTTCAAGCACCTGGACGCTATGTGGAGCTGGTGCCCACTTCGCTGCAGACGGCCAAGGGACGCATGCAACATCCGGgagtgcaacagcagcagcagagattGAGGAGTCCCAGTTTACCAACCTTGAGGCAGCGGGATTACGCGGgcagacaacagcagcagcagcagcagcaaaaggcgGCCAATCAACTTGGCAACGTGAAGGGAGCAAACATTGATcctggcaacggcaacggggAATGGCAATCgattaaacaacaacaatccgGGCAATGGGAATCCCAATCAGGCCTCGGTTGTCG TTGCCAGGAAGAGGACACTTCTGGCTATCTCAGCGATACGCCCAAGAACACGCACACTCCAGACATTTGGTATAACGACGCCGCCAGCCAAAATGGGAGCATTAGTGGCATGGGCAGCGCCAGTCAGGCGGACGAGAGCCTCCTCAGCGCTGCCATCGCCGGGCGACGTCTTCGGCGATCGATACAGGgtgctgccacgcccacgcccacccTCACGCCCAGCTGTGGGCCACAGCAG GCATTGAACCATGCATATGCCATTAAGGGACGACGTGTGCCAGGGCAGGGTCACGTCTACGAACCCCTCGCTGCCGACGGCTACCTCGCCGACGG TTGCTGCTATCTGGCGGCGCCGCCGAGTTCATCGAACATGAGTCTCAGCCGGGATGTGTCCACGTCGAACACGTATCAGGTGCACATCAGCAACACCTCGGAGCACGGCGACTTCTATGTCCACGAGCAGCACGAAAGAGAGCGCGCCCGCTGGGCCAACTACaatgcacagcagcagcagcagcaacattcacagcagcaacatcaacagcagcaggtggGAATGCCACCGGCTGGCTGGTTGAGTCGTGGCATGCACGATCTGAAGGACAGCGAGGATGATGTGCAGTCGGTGCAATCCTCGTCGACTTATTTACGTGGCCAGAATGCGCCACTCGATGCCCAGACGCTGGCCGAGCGCATGGATAAACGTCGCAAGGCGGCCGAGTATCACAATGCGATCAAGAAGCAGCTGCACGAACGGGAGCTGATACGCAAGTGGGAGCTGGAGCGGCATCGTCAGGAGGAACAACTCGAGGAGCAACGCATGCGACGCCAGAAGCAGTTGGAGCAGGAGCGTCTGGAATACGAGAGACGTCAACTACAGGAGCGCGAGGAGgtgcagaagaagaagcagatgGTCATGCTGGATGCCATAGCAAAGGCCGAGGTGGCGGCCAAAATCGAGAAGCAAAAGAAGCGTCTCAAACGTGTGCCACCGCTGGAGCAGGGACAAAGTCTGGAACAGGCTGATAAGCCGGAGTTGCTGCAAGTGCTCTCCgtggaggaggtggaggaaaTAGAGGAGGAAGTGGGAGAGAGTGAGGAGCCAGACTGTTCACACACGCCACGAGCAGCGCCGCCGCcacaaccagcagcagcagcaacagcaacagcagcagcacctgCTCCTTCAGTTGTCACCGAGGAGAAAGTATTGATTGGTACTCCGATTAATCTGCGACGCACCATCACCAAGCCAATCAAGCAGCCAGCAACTGAAGCAAGTACTGAGGAGGAGAATCTGGCGCTGCTGATGCAGCCTGCCACATTGATACCGCTGCCCGTGACCAGTGACATTTTTGGCCTGCAGAATGCGATTGGCAATCTGCAGATTGCCACCTACTTCATGCAACAGCCACAGGCACCGATGAAGCCGCCTTCAACGGGAGCTCACATGGAGCAGAGCTACTCGAAGGCGACGATGACACAGCGCACGGATACTTCTATCTGCACGGAGGATGGCTACCAGgcggagaaggaggaggaggacgaggAGCCGCTGCACACGGCGCGTTCAGCGCTGCAGACAGCCAGCGGTTGCTTCTCGCCCGACTCACTTGAAGTAGACATAGCGCCAGTGGTCGCGGAGCAGGACAAGCTGGCACTGATGCCGCTCAAGACACCGCTGCAAGAGACAGTTAGCGGAGTTGGCGGCTGTTCGTCTGCAAGCAGGCAGCGAAGTGGGAGCCAAACGGATGTGGAGACACAAACGGAGTTGCCACTGAACTGTGATCTCTGTCTGTTCCACGACAACTTCTACAAGGTGTTGTTGAAGCGTGAGGTGTCCACGACGACCACAACGCAAACTTCGAAGACGCAGACACAGCCGGCCAAGGAGTCGACGGCGGAAAAGGATCACGAGACgacgaccacaacaacaacgactacgacaacaacTTTTAAGGCGAAGAGCAAGgacaaggagaaggagaaaaaCAAGCGGAATATGGGCAAAGAGAAGGATGCCAACAAGATGGATGATAGACCCAAGTGGGGCGTCAATCGACCTGTTGTCCAGTATGTCAAGGCCAGCGATCGCGATCCTTTCTGTCTGCGCAAGAAGAAGAATCACGTGGCCATTGCAAAGCCGCCACGCTCTCAGTCCATGGACTCACGCCTCGATACGGTTGTGGTGCTGCCCGAGGATCAGTTGGGTCATGGCGACACAATCATCACAGGCGCCCAGCacgaagaggaggaagagggaTTCCTACTCAAGGCACGCAACGTTTGCACCGAAATATTGCCGATTAAAACGGATGAGAAGGGTCGCATCTTCCTCAACTTTAGGGAGGCGAGTGCCATCATGAACGAGGACGAGATCAAGGACAAGCTGCGGCAGAAGTACTTCAACTTTGGCCGAATCCTGCCAAGGCGCAGCTGGGCCTCGGCCACACAGCACGGTCTGCCTTACAGTGTGaccgcagccacagcaactgcTCCGCCAGCGACAATTGCAACTGTCGGCGATCTAGCGGATGATTGA